The following proteins are co-located in the Micromonospora tarapacensis genome:
- a CDS encoding class II 3-deoxy-7-phosphoheptulonate synthase, translating into MRHEWHQLSHPAVGSPVLQTSRPTVDSAEDEALGLDRWRELPRAQTPPWPDQAQVAEVCKVLDTVPSVVAPYEVDQLRQRLALVCEGRAFLLQGGDCAETFADNTESHLLANARTLLQMAIVLTYGASLPVVKVARVAGQYTKPRSLPTDARGLLAYRGDMINSLETTPEARVADPQRMIRAYANSAAAMNMLRAYLAGGLADLHAVHDWNKGFVRNSPAGERYEAIAREIDRALAFIRACGMTDDDALRTVTLYCSHEALALEYDRALTRVSGRRAYGLSGHFLWIGERTRQIDGAHIDFISRIANPIGVKLGPTTTPDEAIELCEKLNPENIPGRLTLISRMGNHKVRDALPPIVAKVSAAGAKVVWQCDPMHGNTHESSNGYKTRHFDRIVDEVLGYFEVHRGLDTHPGGLHVELTGEDVTECLGGAQNIADLDLPDRYETACDPRLNTQQSLELAFLVAEMLRG; encoded by the coding sequence ATGCGCCATGAGTGGCATCAGCTGAGTCATCCGGCGGTGGGTAGCCCGGTGCTGCAGACCAGCCGTCCGACCGTCGACTCCGCCGAGGACGAGGCCCTCGGCCTGGACCGCTGGCGGGAACTGCCGCGCGCCCAGACCCCGCCCTGGCCGGACCAGGCCCAGGTCGCCGAGGTCTGCAAGGTGCTCGACACGGTGCCGTCGGTCGTCGCGCCCTACGAGGTCGACCAGTTGCGCCAGCGCCTCGCGCTGGTCTGCGAGGGCAGGGCGTTCCTGTTGCAGGGCGGCGACTGCGCCGAGACCTTCGCCGACAACACCGAGAGTCACCTGCTGGCCAACGCCCGCACGCTGCTGCAGATGGCGATCGTGCTCACCTACGGTGCCTCGCTGCCGGTGGTCAAGGTCGCCCGGGTCGCCGGGCAGTACACCAAGCCCCGGTCGCTGCCGACCGACGCCCGTGGCCTGCTGGCCTACCGGGGTGACATGATCAACTCGCTGGAGACCACGCCGGAGGCGAGGGTCGCCGACCCGCAGCGGATGATCCGGGCGTACGCGAACTCGGCCGCCGCGATGAACATGCTCCGCGCCTACCTCGCCGGCGGGCTGGCCGACCTGCACGCCGTGCACGACTGGAACAAGGGCTTCGTGCGCAACTCCCCGGCCGGCGAGCGGTACGAGGCGATCGCCCGGGAGATCGACCGGGCTCTGGCCTTCATCCGCGCCTGCGGGATGACCGACGACGACGCGTTGCGGACGGTCACCCTCTACTGCTCGCACGAGGCCCTGGCCCTGGAGTACGACCGGGCGCTGACCCGGGTCTCCGGGCGCCGTGCGTACGGGCTGTCCGGGCACTTCCTGTGGATCGGCGAGCGCACCCGGCAGATCGACGGCGCGCACATCGACTTCATCTCCCGCATCGCCAACCCGATCGGGGTCAAGCTCGGCCCGACCACCACGCCGGACGAGGCGATCGAGCTGTGCGAGAAGCTGAACCCGGAGAACATCCCGGGTCGGCTCACGCTGATCAGCCGGATGGGCAACCACAAGGTCCGCGACGCGCTGCCGCCGATCGTGGCCAAGGTGAGCGCCGCGGGTGCCAAGGTGGTGTGGCAGTGCGACCCGATGCACGGCAACACCCACGAGTCGTCCAACGGCTACAAGACGCGACACTTCGACCGGATCGTCGACGAGGTGCTGGGCTACTTCGAGGTGCACCGCGGCCTGGACACCCACCCGGGCGGCCTGCACGTCGAGCTGACCGGCGAGGACGTCACCGAGTGCCTCGGTGGCGCCCAGAACATCGCCGACCTCGACCTGCCCGACCGGTACGAGACCGCCTGCGATCCGCGGCTGAACACCCAGCAGTCGCTGGAGCTGGCCTTCCTGGTGGCGGAGATGCTCCGTGGCTGA
- a CDS encoding glycosyl hydrolase family 18 protein, whose translation MKRSLRRTLWVGAVVAVTVATVPMASAFGAGSVTTSFTRVSDWGTGHETRVTITNGSDASVSTWRIEFDLPSGTSIGTSWDADVTRTGNHYVAVKKSWAGPLAPGASFSWGYIGTGGYRAPLNCTINGAPCGGGTPPPTTTPPTTTPPTTTPPTTTPPTTTPPTTTPPNPGAQKVVGYFAQWGVYARNYHVKNIHTSGSASKLTHILYAFGNTTGGRCTIGDSYADYEKAYTAAESVDGVADTWDQPLRGSFNQLRKLKQMYPHIKVIWSFGGWTWSGGFTQAAQNPTAFAQSCYNLVEDPRWADVFDGIDIDWEYPNACGLTCDASGPNAFKNVAGALRTRFGSSALVTAAITADGSNGGKIDATDYAGAATQLNWIMPMTYDYFGAFAPQGPTAPHSPLYSYPGIPQQGFWSDAAIQKLKSKGIPANKLLLGVGFYGRGWSGVSQSAPGGTATGPAPGTYEQGIEDYKVLKNTCPATGTVGGTAYARCGSNWWSYDTPSTIGGKMTYAKNQGLGGAFFWELSGDTSNGELIGAIKGGLG comes from the coding sequence ATGAAGAGATCACTTCGCCGGACCCTCTGGGTCGGCGCCGTGGTCGCGGTGACCGTCGCCACGGTCCCGATGGCCTCGGCGTTCGGCGCCGGAAGCGTGACCACCTCGTTCACCCGGGTGTCGGACTGGGGGACCGGTCACGAGACGCGGGTCACCATCACCAACGGTTCGGACGCCAGCGTGAGCACCTGGCGGATCGAGTTCGACCTGCCGTCCGGCACCAGCATCGGCACCTCGTGGGATGCCGACGTCACCCGCACCGGCAACCACTACGTGGCGGTCAAGAAGAGCTGGGCCGGCCCGCTGGCTCCGGGCGCCTCCTTCAGCTGGGGCTACATCGGCACCGGCGGGTACCGGGCGCCGTTGAACTGCACCATCAACGGGGCGCCCTGCGGTGGCGGCACCCCACCGCCGACCACCACCCCGCCGACCACCACGCCGCCGACCACGACGCCGCCCACCACCACGCCGCCGACCACGACGCCGCCCACCACCACCCCGCCGAACCCGGGTGCCCAGAAGGTGGTCGGCTACTTCGCCCAGTGGGGTGTCTACGCCCGTAACTACCACGTGAAGAACATCCACACCAGCGGCTCGGCGTCGAAGCTGACCCACATCCTGTACGCCTTCGGCAACACCACCGGCGGCCGGTGCACCATCGGTGACAGCTACGCCGACTACGAGAAGGCGTACACCGCGGCGGAGAGCGTCGACGGCGTCGCCGACACCTGGGACCAGCCGCTGCGTGGCAGCTTCAACCAGCTGCGCAAGCTCAAGCAGATGTACCCGCACATCAAGGTGATCTGGTCGTTCGGTGGCTGGACCTGGTCCGGCGGCTTCACTCAGGCCGCGCAGAACCCGACCGCCTTCGCCCAGAGCTGCTACAACCTGGTCGAGGACCCGCGCTGGGCGGACGTCTTCGACGGCATCGACATCGACTGGGAGTACCCGAACGCCTGCGGCCTGACCTGCGACGCCAGCGGCCCGAACGCGTTCAAGAACGTGGCCGGCGCGCTGCGTACCCGGTTCGGCTCGTCGGCTCTGGTCACCGCCGCGATCACCGCCGACGGCAGCAACGGCGGCAAGATCGACGCCACCGACTACGCCGGTGCCGCCACCCAGCTGAACTGGATCATGCCGATGACGTACGACTACTTCGGCGCCTTCGCCCCGCAGGGCCCCACCGCCCCGCACTCGCCGCTCTACTCGTACCCGGGCATCCCGCAGCAGGGCTTCTGGTCCGACGCGGCCATCCAGAAACTCAAGAGCAAGGGCATCCCGGCCAACAAGCTGCTGCTCGGCGTCGGCTTCTACGGCCGCGGTTGGAGCGGGGTCAGCCAGAGCGCGCCGGGCGGCACCGCGACCGGGCCGGCACCGGGCACCTACGAGCAGGGCATCGAGGACTACAAGGTGCTCAAGAACACCTGCCCGGCCACCGGCACCGTGGGCGGTACGGCCTACGCCAGGTGCGGCAGCAACTGGTGGAGCTACGACACGCCGTCGACCATCGGCGGCAAGATGACCTACGCGAAGAACCAGGGCCTCGGTGGCGCGTTCTTCTGGGAGCTCTCCGGTGACACCAGCAACGGTGAGCTGATCGGCGCCATCAAGGGCGGTCTCGGCTGA
- a CDS encoding quaternary amine ABC transporter ATP-binding protein → METVSALRVKSLYKVYGNRADKAMEILQNSPGRDEKLAGLSVTTAVVDANFEVKRGEIFVVMGLSGSGKSTLIRMLNGLLPPTHGTVEVDGVDITKLKPAALRKLRREKISMVFQHFALQPHRSVLDNAGYALEVAGLPRAERRDKALQALRMVGLDGWADKLPQELSGGMRQRVGLARALAAGTDIMLMDEAFSALDPLIRREVQDQLIELQAELGKTIVFITHDLNEAMRLGDRIAVMRAGRIVQIGTAEEILTDPSNDYVAQFVADVDRTRILTASAVMERPLGVVDVDSGPRVAARVLRETQTSAVYVTGRDKRYLGTVTADAAAQAVRDGRKNLQEIVSTDYVRTVEDTTPVADIFAAAAQSPAPVAVVDTAGRLAGVIPRVTLLSALGSLNTDTGETTATPEPADEAGTAPADDPTRAVGAAGTAPTGSGNATAEVPAQVVAEPSVRLTGGPA, encoded by the coding sequence ATGGAGACCGTGTCCGCACTCAGAGTGAAATCCCTATACAAGGTCTACGGGAACCGCGCCGACAAGGCGATGGAAATTCTCCAGAACAGCCCGGGCCGGGACGAGAAGCTGGCAGGGCTATCGGTCACGACCGCGGTCGTCGACGCGAACTTCGAGGTCAAGCGCGGCGAGATCTTCGTGGTCATGGGCCTGTCCGGCTCGGGGAAGTCCACCCTGATCCGGATGCTCAACGGGCTGCTGCCCCCCACGCACGGCACGGTGGAGGTCGACGGGGTCGACATCACCAAGCTCAAGCCGGCCGCGCTGCGCAAGCTGCGCCGCGAGAAGATCAGCATGGTCTTCCAGCACTTCGCGCTCCAGCCACACCGGTCGGTGTTGGACAACGCCGGCTACGCGCTGGAGGTGGCGGGCCTGCCTCGCGCCGAGCGCCGGGACAAGGCGCTGCAGGCGCTCCGGATGGTCGGCCTCGACGGCTGGGCGGACAAGCTGCCGCAGGAACTCTCCGGCGGCATGCGCCAGCGCGTCGGCCTGGCCCGCGCGCTCGCCGCCGGCACCGACATCATGCTCATGGACGAGGCGTTCTCCGCGCTCGATCCGCTGATCCGCCGCGAGGTGCAGGACCAACTGATCGAGCTACAGGCCGAACTCGGCAAGACGATCGTGTTCATCACGCACGACCTCAACGAGGCGATGCGCCTCGGCGACCGCATCGCGGTCATGCGGGCCGGCCGGATCGTCCAGATCGGCACTGCCGAGGAGATCCTCACCGACCCGTCCAACGACTACGTCGCCCAGTTCGTCGCTGATGTCGACCGGACCAGGATCCTCACCGCGTCCGCGGTCATGGAGCGACCGCTCGGCGTCGTGGACGTCGACTCCGGTCCGCGGGTGGCCGCCCGGGTGCTGCGCGAGACCCAGACGTCGGCCGTCTACGTGACCGGCCGCGACAAGCGGTACCTGGGCACCGTGACCGCCGACGCCGCCGCCCAGGCCGTCCGGGACGGACGGAAGAACCTCCAGGAGATCGTCTCGACCGACTACGTCCGCACGGTCGAGGACACGACGCCGGTGGCCGACATCTTCGCCGCCGCCGCCCAGAGCCCGGCGCCGGTCGCCGTGGTCGACACCGCCGGGCGGCTCGCCGGCGTGATTCCGCGGGTCACCCTGCTGAGCGCCCTGGGCAGCCTCAACACCGACACCGGCGAGACCACCGCCACACCCGAGCCTGCCGACGAGGCCGGCACGGCACCGGCCGACGACCCGACCCGGGCCGTCGGAGCGGCCGGCACGGCACCGACCGGAAGCGGCAACGCGACAGCGGAGGTGCCGGCCCAGGTGGTTGCCGAACCATCGGTCCGCCTGACGGGAGGGCCCGCATGA
- a CDS encoding ABC transporter permease, producing MNNADSIDDLLPYVRFGDGFQAGVDWSRDHLSALFDGIAATVESLVEPLVDLLTAPPAIVMVLIFAGLGWWLRGWKFGLGTALGLGLVAGMPIWDQTMSTLALVLVASGLALLLAVPVGIFISESRRASAVVRPVLDLMQTMPAFVYLIPAIFFFGVGVVPGALATVVFSMPPGVRLTELGLRQVDREVVEAGEAFGASPWKILLRTKLPLALPTIMTGVNQVIMLALSMVVIAGMVGAGGLGEVITTALFRAQVGAGFEGGIAVVILAVVLDRLTDSIGARTASAKAQRAMQQA from the coding sequence ATGAACAACGCCGACAGTATCGACGACCTGCTGCCGTACGTCCGGTTCGGCGACGGGTTCCAGGCTGGCGTCGACTGGTCGCGGGACCACCTCTCCGCCCTCTTCGACGGCATCGCCGCCACCGTCGAGTCGCTGGTCGAGCCGCTGGTGGACCTGCTGACCGCGCCCCCGGCGATCGTCATGGTGCTGATCTTCGCCGGCCTCGGCTGGTGGCTGCGGGGCTGGAAGTTCGGCCTGGGTACCGCACTCGGGCTCGGTCTGGTCGCCGGGATGCCGATCTGGGACCAGACCATGAGCACACTGGCGCTGGTCCTGGTGGCCAGCGGACTCGCCCTGCTGCTCGCCGTACCCGTGGGCATCTTCATCTCGGAGAGCCGCCGTGCCTCGGCAGTCGTCCGGCCGGTGCTCGACCTGATGCAGACGATGCCCGCGTTCGTCTACCTGATCCCGGCCATCTTCTTCTTCGGCGTCGGCGTCGTGCCCGGCGCGCTGGCCACCGTGGTGTTCAGCATGCCGCCCGGGGTACGCCTGACCGAGTTGGGCCTGCGCCAGGTCGACCGCGAGGTCGTCGAGGCCGGCGAGGCGTTCGGCGCCTCGCCGTGGAAGATCCTGCTGCGGACCAAGCTGCCCCTGGCCCTGCCCACCATCATGACCGGCGTCAACCAGGTCATCATGCTGGCGCTGTCGATGGTGGTCATCGCCGGGATGGTCGGTGCCGGCGGACTCGGTGAGGTGATCACGACGGCACTCTTCCGGGCCCAGGTCGGCGCGGGCTTCGAGGGCGGCATCGCCGTGGTGATCCTGGCGGTGGTGCTCGACCGCCTCACCGACTCGATCGGCGCGCGTACCGCCTCGGCGAAGGCGCAACGCGCCATGCAACAGGCCTGA
- a CDS encoding glycine betaine ABC transporter substrate-binding protein yields MWSSKLVRRVALAATAALALTGVAACGDDGDSGNSAGDNKQITIGYMAWDEAIAASYLWKNLLEEKGYDVEVQNVEAGVVYQGLSTGDIDLFLDSWLPQTHADYMERYGDKIEKIGVWYDNASLSIAVPEYVSDVNSLEDLAANADMFNGEIIGIEAGAGLTAATQDKVIPEYDLTDKLTLRTSSTPAMLAALDGAIKDQKPIVVTLWHPHWAYANYPLKDLADPKNTLGGAEEITTLARQGFGADFPEVTEMLKKFQMDDQQLGSLEDLMFNVHKDDEEKAVEEWLKANPDYAGTVEVATS; encoded by the coding sequence ATGTGGAGCAGTAAATTGGTGCGCCGGGTCGCGCTGGCGGCCACCGCCGCCCTGGCGCTGACCGGCGTCGCCGCCTGCGGCGACGACGGCGACTCCGGCAACTCCGCCGGCGACAACAAGCAGATCACCATCGGCTACATGGCCTGGGACGAGGCCATCGCCGCCTCCTACCTCTGGAAGAACCTGCTGGAGGAGAAGGGCTACGACGTCGAAGTCCAGAACGTCGAGGCGGGGGTCGTCTACCAGGGCCTGTCGACCGGAGACATCGACCTCTTCCTCGACAGCTGGCTGCCGCAGACCCACGCCGACTACATGGAGCGGTACGGCGACAAGATCGAGAAGATCGGCGTCTGGTACGACAACGCCAGCCTGAGCATCGCCGTCCCGGAGTACGTCAGCGACGTCAACTCACTGGAGGACCTGGCCGCCAACGCCGACATGTTCAACGGCGAGATCATCGGCATCGAGGCCGGCGCCGGCCTGACCGCCGCCACCCAGGACAAGGTCATCCCGGAGTACGACCTGACCGACAAGCTCACCCTGAGGACGTCGTCGACGCCGGCGATGCTGGCCGCGCTGGACGGCGCGATCAAGGACCAGAAGCCGATCGTGGTGACTCTCTGGCACCCGCACTGGGCCTACGCGAACTACCCGCTGAAGGACCTGGCGGACCCGAAGAACACGCTCGGCGGGGCCGAGGAGATCACCACGCTGGCCCGTCAGGGCTTCGGCGCGGACTTCCCCGAGGTCACCGAGATGCTGAAGAAGTTCCAGATGGACGACCAGCAGCTCGGCTCGCTGGAGGACCTGATGTTCAACGTGCACAAGGACGACGAGGAGAAGGCCGTCGAGGAGTGGCTGAAGGCCAACCCGGACTACGCCGGGACGGTGGAGGTAGCCACCTCCTGA
- a CDS encoding GNAT family N-acetyltransferase codes for MVRRHAGRRGAAGVAERGDRGVRGGLLAGAGRRGRGLVTRAVGRLVDWVVDERGLHRVEWRTNAGNARSIAVARRLGMRRDGVLREVLPGPDGRIDLEVWSVLAPEWRARRGGVPSVRDSGGVAPER; via the coding sequence CTGGTCCGGCGGCACGCTGGTCGGCGGGGTGCTGCTGGTGTCGCTGAACGCGGCGACCGGGGTGTGCGAGGCGGGCTGCTGGCTGGAGCCGGCCGCCGAGGGCGGGGCCTGGTGACCCGCGCGGTCGGCCGGCTCGTGGACTGGGTGGTGGACGAGCGTGGCCTGCACCGGGTCGAGTGGCGCACCAACGCCGGGAACGCGCGCAGCATCGCGGTGGCCCGCCGGCTCGGCATGCGGCGCGACGGCGTACTCCGTGAGGTGTTGCCCGGCCCGGACGGCCGGATCGACCTGGAGGTCTGGTCGGTGCTGGCCCCCGAGTGGCGGGCCCGGCGCGGCGGCGTCCCGTCGGTTCGGGATTCCGGCGGCGTGGCTCCGGAGAGATAG
- a CDS encoding GNAT family N-acetyltransferase yields the protein MSGVRRATVDDARELVRLRAVMLPDPDADLAAFVVDAPGRPGSRPAWSTCGSAGRPTVVGRAGRWALMFAVPLTGDAQLRPLDPWHAEEFLANLDRAREHISPWVSPSFVAADLAGARQVLQRYADRWARDDGGIWGIWSGGTLVGGVLLVSLNAATGVCEAGCWLEPAAEGGAW from the coding sequence GTGAGCGGGGTGCGGCGGGCAACTGTGGACGATGCGCGGGAACTGGTTCGGTTGCGGGCGGTCATGTTGCCGGACCCCGACGCCGACCTTGCCGCCTTCGTGGTGGACGCGCCGGGCCGACCGGGGTCGCGGCCGGCGTGGTCGACCTGCGGCTCGGCGGGCCGGCCGACCGTCGTGGGTCGTGCCGGGCGGTGGGCGCTGATGTTCGCCGTGCCCCTGACCGGGGACGCGCAGCTGCGACCACTCGACCCGTGGCACGCCGAGGAGTTCCTGGCCAACCTGGACAGGGCGCGGGAACACATCTCGCCCTGGGTGTCGCCGTCCTTCGTGGCCGCCGACCTCGCCGGGGCGCGGCAGGTGCTCCAGCGGTACGCCGACCGGTGGGCCCGCGACGACGGCGGCATCTGGGGCATCTGGTCCGGCGGCACGCTGGTCGGCGGGGTGCTGCTGGTGTCGCTGAACGCGGCGACCGGGGTGTGCGAGGCGGGCTGCTGGCTGGAGCCGGCCGCCGAGGGCGGGGCCTGGTGA
- a CDS encoding PIN domain-containing protein codes for MIVAVLDACVLVPSVLADTLLRCAEQDLYRPVWSRTILDEVRRNLPPSVRAAKADRRIEVMREHFPEAMVSGYEQLITEMTNDPKDRHVLAAAVAADAEAIVTANLRDFPDRAVAPYAIEVLHPDDFLCGLLDAEPDLLVSIIVQQAEATGKGGRSRLGVEDILSGLAGCRVARFAHLVSAELANSR; via the coding sequence ATGATCGTAGCGGTGCTGGACGCCTGCGTTCTCGTGCCCAGTGTGCTCGCCGACACCCTGCTGCGCTGCGCTGAGCAGGACCTGTATCGCCCCGTCTGGTCGCGCACCATCCTTGACGAGGTGCGGCGGAACCTCCCGCCCTCGGTTCGCGCTGCCAAGGCAGACCGCCGGATCGAGGTCATGCGGGAGCACTTTCCAGAGGCGATGGTCTCTGGGTACGAGCAGCTGATCACCGAGATGACCAACGATCCGAAGGATCGCCATGTGCTCGCTGCCGCCGTCGCAGCCGACGCGGAGGCGATCGTCACGGCCAATCTTCGTGACTTTCCGGATCGCGCCGTCGCGCCATATGCCATCGAGGTGCTGCATCCGGACGATTTCCTCTGTGGACTGCTGGACGCGGAGCCGGATCTACTCGTGAGCATCATCGTGCAGCAGGCCGAGGCGACAGGAAAAGGCGGACGCTCCAGGCTCGGGGTCGAGGACATCCTGAGCGGTCTCGCCGGATGCCGGGTTGCTCGATTCGCCCACCTGGTTTCTGCGGAGCTGGCCAACAGCAGGTAG
- a CDS encoding helix-turn-helix domain-containing protein — protein sequence MTVVPAGGLEPDGDELRRFARRPLRGRRLQLIVDGAEPVDVPPVVGEALAEVVSILGRGRPVRVMAENVELSTGEAAAILGVTRPTVVKLMNDGVLPYTRPNSSRRVALHDVLTYKDRRSRARREALDELTADAIDMGVYDEAIRRGRQSSDDQLGA from the coding sequence GTGACGGTGGTGCCTGCGGGCGGGCTGGAGCCCGACGGTGATGAGCTGCGGCGTTTCGCTCGGCGACCGCTCCGAGGGCGGCGACTGCAACTCATCGTCGACGGGGCAGAGCCGGTCGACGTGCCGCCGGTGGTGGGCGAGGCTCTCGCCGAAGTCGTGTCGATCCTCGGCCGGGGGCGACCGGTCCGGGTCATGGCAGAGAACGTCGAATTATCAACCGGAGAGGCTGCCGCGATCCTCGGCGTGACCAGACCGACAGTGGTCAAGCTGATGAACGACGGGGTGCTGCCCTACACCCGCCCAAACTCCAGTCGCCGCGTCGCACTGCACGACGTGCTCACATACAAGGATCGGCGGTCGAGGGCGCGTCGCGAGGCGTTGGACGAGTTGACCGCAGACGCGATCGACATGGGCGTCTACGACGAGGCGATCAGGCGTGGGCGCCAGTCGTCAGACGATCAGCTCGGCGCGTGA
- a CDS encoding DivIVA domain-containing protein, whose amino-acid sequence MGVYHSRNALTGPFTPDRLAAVELPRTPLGRRGYRPEEVDALLHRLAYEMGERTRQRDQVREENRRLKHALRTWQSECTTRRLER is encoded by the coding sequence ATGGGCGTCTACCACAGCCGCAACGCGCTGACCGGCCCGTTCACCCCCGACCGGCTCGCCGCCGTCGAGCTGCCCCGCACGCCGCTGGGCCGGCGCGGCTACCGGCCCGAGGAGGTCGACGCCCTGCTGCACCGGCTCGCGTACGAGATGGGGGAGCGTACCCGGCAGCGCGACCAGGTGCGGGAGGAGAACCGCCGCCTCAAACACGCCCTCCGCACCTGGCAATCCGAGTGCACCACCAGGCGCCTCGAACGGTAG
- a CDS encoding globin family protein, protein MTGLGAYPMEGVAGPELVRDAVARWLGVVAADAELAPYLVGVDRARLAGHLALTLTVALGGPAGDLVRPAVGAWRGLGLTEAQHRRVVDYLGGVLGALGVPVGAVAAARRAFADEAGS, encoded by the coding sequence GCTCGGGGCGTACCCGATGGAGGGTGTGGCCGGGCCGGAGCTGGTGCGGGACGCGGTGGCGCGGTGGCTGGGGGTGGTGGCGGCGGACGCGGAGCTGGCGCCGTACCTCGTCGGGGTTGATCGGGCCCGGCTCGCCGGGCACCTGGCGCTGACCCTCACGGTGGCGCTCGGCGGACCGGCCGGCGATCTGGTCCGGCCGGCGGTCGGGGCGTGGCGCGGCCTGGGTTTGACCGAGGCGCAGCATCGGCGGGTGGTCGACTACCTGGGCGGGGTGTTGGGGGCGCTCGGCGTGCCGGTCGGCGCGGTGGCGGCGGCGCGGCGGGCCTTCGCCGACGAGGCCGGCTCGTGA